The Salvia splendens isolate huo1 chromosome 21, SspV2, whole genome shotgun sequence genome includes a window with the following:
- the LOC121784459 gene encoding probable inactive receptor kinase At5g58300, which yields MLSRAFVKPNRRVPDQSKEWSLRSSSIFEHEDFLFGFTDDIPLTSCSSDGSDMTLRQVLRASVGVMGESPLGMTEKVVLLGGKIRAVKRFRRVGIRRNEFGRRVERLALVGNQCEYLVPVIAYLYAKRIKFVVCDYYPMGSLADLLSAAKEEGHTGLEWKHRYRIGQCIAKAIAFIHSQTPPTDRHLKLNVHGNVKTSNVMVNVDFSARLSDYGFLQLADHVDTGPYQPGLSQESDVYSFGVVLMEILGWPDPDAAALGATSGHVFEFCVGRGEEERQVWNVLEIALLCRNSLGHERPTISDVVACLA from the exons atgcTTTCCCGGGCCTTTGTGAAGCCAAACAGAAGAGTCCCGGATCAGAGCAAAGAATGGAGCCTTCGGTCCTCGTCCATATTCGAGCACGAAGACTTCCTCTTCGGGTTCACGGACGACATCCCATTGACCTCGTGCAGCAGTGATGGCTCAGACATGACCCTGAGGCAGGTTTTGAGGGCTTCTGTAGGGGTGATGGGAGAGAGCCCTTTGGGGATGACTGAGAAGGTGGTGCTTTTGGGGGGCAAGATTAGGGCAGTGAAGAGGTTTAGGAGAGTTGGGATTAGGAGAAATGAGTTTGGGAGGAGAGTTGAGAGGTTGGCATTGGTTGGGAATCAGTGTGAGTATTTGGTGCCTGTGATTGCTTATCTCTATGCCAAGAGGATTAAGTTTGTTGTTTGTGATTATTATCCTATGGGCTCTCTTGCTGACTTGCTTTCTG CTGCAAAGGAAGAAGGGCACACCGGGTTAGAGTGGAAGCACAGGTACAGGATTGGCCAATGCATAGCCAAAGCAATAGCCTTCATCCACTCACAAACCCCTCCAACGGATAGGCACTTGAAACTCAACGTCCACGGCAACGTCAAGACCTCCAACGTCATGGTCAACGTTGACTTCTCCGCCCGCCTCTCCGACTACGGCTTCCTCCAGCTGGCCGACCACGTGGACACGGGGCCATACCAGCCCGGGCTGTCCCAGGAGAGCGATGTGTACAGCTTTGGGGTCGTGTTGATGGAGATCTTGGGGTGGCCGGACCCGGACGCCGCGGCGTTGGGTGCCACGTCAGGTCATGTGTTTGAATTTTGTGTGGggagaggagaggaagagaggcaAGTGTGGAATGTTTTGGAGATTGCTTTGCTTTGTAGGAATAGTTTGGGTCATGAAAGGCCTACTATTAGTGATGTTGTGGCTTGCCTAGCTTGA
- the LOC121784954 gene encoding probable WRKY transcription factor 41: MESWEMQVLSDELAQGMEKARQLRFHLCSTPPSEAEDILLQRIISTFEKALCILKGGGHVGVAPAAAPESSISADGSSKSDDTNKNLCQDYGEASKKRKLQPTWTEQVKVNSGNGLEGPGDDKYRWRKYGQKDILGAKYPRSYYRCTYRQGQNCWATKQVQRSDEDPTVFEVTYKGTHACKQFNDAVPQPESPEKQELKSNNSCYDQLEQNPMISDFRANLRVDTAVSDIQEMPPAYFSFPSTIPCQERENECYPISAQADDNHLGGYSPLFYSPATSGSNCFSSATYQMRDYGANDNTDIMSANASTNKSPIGGIEFSIDPVHIDPDFPFNIPGFFT, encoded by the exons ATGGAGTCATGGGAAATGCAAGTGCTGAGCGATGAATTAGCTCAGGGGATGGAGAAAGCCAGGCAGCTCCGGTTTCATCTCTGCTCGACGCCTCCCTCTGAGGCCGAGGACATACTTCTGCAGAGGATTATATCAACTTTTGAGAAGGCTCTTTGCATCCTCAAGGGCGGGGGACATGTTGGAGTTGCACCGGCTGCAGCTCCCGAGTCTTCGATCTCTGCTGATGGAAGTTCTAAAAGCGATGATACGAACAAGAATCTCTGTCAAGATTATGGCGAAGCGTCAAAGAAAAG GAAGCTGCAGCCCACATGGACAGAACAAGTGAAAGTCAACTCCGGAAACGGGCTTGAAGGGCCCGGGGACGACAAATATAGATGGAGAAAGTATGGACAGAAAGACATTTTGGGAGCTAAATACCCAAG AAGCTATTACCGGTGTACCTACCGCCAAGGCCAGAACTGTTGGGCAACGAAGCAAGTGCAGAGATCGGACGAAGATCCCACCGTATTTGAGGTCACATACAAAGGAACACACGCATGCAAGCAGTTCAATGATGCAGTTCCACAACCAGAATCCCCAGAAAAACAAGAACTCAAAAGCAACAACTCATGTTATGATCAACTAGAGCAGAATCCAATGATTTCAGACTTTAGAGCTAACCTCAGAGTCGACACTGCAGTTTCAGACATCCAAGAGATGCCACCAGCCTACTTCTCTTTCCCATCGACAATTCCATGCCAAGAAAGAGAAAATGAGTGTTATCCAATTTCTGCTCAGGCTGACGACAACCACTTGGGAGGATATTCCCCGTTGTTCTATTCTCCAGCCACATCAGGATCAAATTGCTTCTCCTCTGCAACATATCAGATGAGAGACTACGGGGCTAATGATAATACAGACATAATGTCAGCCAATGCATCAACAAATAAATCTCCGATTGGCGGAATAGAGTTCTCGATTGATCCAGTACATATAGATCCAGATTTCCCATTCAACATCCCTGGATTTTTCACATGA
- the LOC121784959 gene encoding uncharacterized protein LOC121784959, whose amino-acid sequence MSSFVQIQTWFKNPQSTTGLCKNIISHPTAETIFTLNRQFQLKHQIQIANGRRIARKGIICNGFLLPVDPWAPSIDSQSIASQLFAFSLFPYLGFLYFITKSKSAPKLTLFGFYFLLAFVGATIPAGIYAKVHYGTSLSNVDWLHGGAESLLALTNVFIVLGLREALRKAGDENGNGSNLTTEAKEEDSPSVR is encoded by the exons ATGAGTAGCTTTGTTCAAATCCAAACTTGGTTCAAGAATCCCCAATCCACCACTGGTTTATGTAAAAACATCATCTCACACCCAACCGCAGAAACCATCTTCACTCTCAACCGCCAATTCCAACTcaaacaccaaattcaaattgCAAATGGAAGAAGAATCGCTCGAAAAGGGATCATCTGTAACGGATTTTTGCTACCTGTGGATCCATGGGCGCCAAGCATTGATTCACAAAGCATAGCATCCCAGCTCTtcgctttctctctctttccttaTCTTGGTTTCCTCTATTTCATCACCAAATCCAAATCTGCCCCAAAACTCACTCTTTTCGGCTTCTATTTTCTCCTTGCTTTCGTCGGCGCTACGA TACCGGCTGGAATTTATG CAAAGGTGCACTATGGGACATCATTGTCTAATGTGGATTGGCTACACGGAGGAGCCGAGTCGCTGCTTGCTCTGACCAACGTATTCATTGTTTTAGGCCTCAGAGAGGCTCTTAGAAAAGCTGGAGATGAGAATGGTAATGGATCGAATCTCACTACTGAGGCAAAAGAGGAGGATAGTCCATCAGTTAGGTGA